A region of the Clupea harengus chromosome 7, Ch_v2.0.2, whole genome shotgun sequence genome:
TGCAGGTTATTGTAGTTTAGTGTAGGTTAGTAAAGGTGAAATTTGTTATCCTGAAGAACCAGAATACAGATAGACATACAATAATAACATGATTCTAATGGCACAAAAAACATATAGTTTTTCAGTCTGTCAACTTACTATACACAAAAACTACACAGCGTTCCTTTGACTTACTATACACAAAAACTACACAGCGTTCCTTTAATTTACTATACACAAAAACTACACTGCGTTCCTTTAACTTACtctacacaaaactacatagcgTTCCTTTAACTTACTATACACAAAAACTACACAGCGTTCCTTTAACTTACTATACACAAAAACTACACAGCGTTCATTTAACTTTCTATACACAAAAACTACACAGTGTTCCTTTGACTAACTATACACAACAACTACACAGCGTTCCTTTAACTTTCTATACACAAAAACTACACAGCGTTCCTTTAAATTTCTATACACAAAAACTACACAGCGTTCCTTTGACTTACTATACACAAAAACTACACAGTGTTCCTTTAACTTACTCTACACAAAAACTACACAGCGTTCCTTTAACTTACTCTTCACCAAAACTACACAGCGTTCCTTTAACTCACTCTACACCAAAACTACACTGCGTTCCTTCAACTCTAATTCTTTATCTGATGAATTTGCCCTGACTGGTCAGAGCAGCAGTGGGAATAAAGGCATGGGACTTACTATGGCGTAGGGCGGGTAAGTGGGCGAGGGCATGAACTGGGGCTGGTAGAAGccggggggggttggggggggctgGCAGGCCATGACAGGCTGCCCAGAGTAGTggggcagggtgggggggtagaaAAGATACGCCAGCTTTGGGTCGGGGGGGCTGTAAGGGGGCGGGTCCTCAGAGGCGTCTTGGAGGCCTGTCTCATGGCTGGTGGTGGGGGCGTCGCCCTCTGACCCAGCCACAACACATTCGCCCAAGACTCGGCGGTccgggtaggtgtgtgtgtggcgggtaGGGGGGGTGTATGGTTTGattgctgtctgtgtctgaggagGGGTTGATGGTCTGGTTGCTGGCGCTGTCGTAAGCGAGCTGATTGGTCAGGTTGCTGTCGGTGTCGTAGGGTCGGTGGTATCGTGCGGAGGCTGTCCGCATCATTCATGGCGTGAGCCGTTTGGTAAATGTCTGTGTCAGTCGTGCCCTGAGCCGTTCTGAGACTCTCTGAATCATTTGTGCCGTTAGCCGTACGGAGACTTTCTGAATCGTTTATGTCGTGAGCcgtttggagactttctgaatcAGTCATGCTGTGAGCCGTTCTGAGACTCTCTGAGTCATTCGCGCTGTGAACCGTTCGGAGACTCTGTGAGTCGTTTGCAGGTCTTGACGTGTGAGTGTTGTCTGTGTCAGACACAGGGCAGGCTGTTTGGACGCGGTCAACCTCGTGCGCCGGGCAGGGGGACGGGTCTGGGGGGGTCCGGCAGCCGAGGAAGTCCTCAGGTTCTACTACCCCCTGTTGGGCAGATCCTACCCCAGGGAGCGGGTCAGGAGCCACAGGGGCTGGGGCGTGGTCTGCAggtaggagagaagaggaagagaagggagaaagaaagagaggatgaagagagaagaggaaggaggcagagagggagaaagaaagagaggatgaagagagaaaaggagaaagaggatgagaggaaatgagagacagacgaagagagaaacagaaagaaagttaGAAAAGAGACATATTTAGATATACGCATATGTTTACATAATGTCATCTTGACAACAATTTTGAAATGCTTTGGCTATACAAGGCGTGTTTTGTCTAGTCAATAAAGCTCATCTGAATTTAAAaacaatgaagagagagagagtaagaaagagagagagaaagagagacaaaattaaattgagtaaagagaaaaaaagagagagagaaaatacagggagagtgagagagagagagagagtgagtaagtcacagggagagagagtaagtcacagggagagagagagagagagagagagagagagtacgtcacagtgagagagtgaaagtcacagggagagagagtaagtcacagggagagagagagagagagagagagagagagagagtacgtcacagtgagagagtgaaagtcacaggagagagagagagagagagagtacgtcacagtgagagagtgaaagtcacggggggagagagagagagtacgtcacagtgagagagtgaaagtcacggggggagagagagagagagagagagagagagagagagagagagagagagagagagtacgtcacagggagagagtgaaagtcacagggagagagtgaaagtcacagggagagtgaaagtcacagggagagagagtgaaagtcaCAGGGAGAGTGAAAGTCTCTGTGATCGCGCAGCAGGGGAAGCTGATAGGCATTTCCTTCTaattaattcaattaaaaacAGGAAGCACCCTCTCACATTTCCTATCAAGCTCCCCATCCTATcagaggagaagtgtgtgtgtgtgtgctgcaactTCACATCACAATATTTAATCATCTGCCACCACCTACaaccagtcccccccccccccacagcaatACCTCACTTCATACCCTGAAGTCcaattttcattttttctctttgttttctttaatgAGATTCATTTCCATGCCTAGTGATCCAGTCAGAGGGACCTTAAACGCTGAGAAAGCCATCATATAGTTTCACTGTAAGAATGTGAGGTTGTTTGACCTCCAGTGCAGCTGTGAGGTAGTTTCACTGTAAGAATGTGAGGTTGTTTGACCTCCAGTGCAGCTGTGAGGTAGTTTCACTGTAAGAATGTGAGGTTGCTTGACCTCCAGTGAAGCTGTGAGGTAGTCTGAGCTGTGGGCAGTGACCCACTTTCAGCCCTAATTTGGAAACCGTTGGCTTGATTAATTCAGTAGTTATTGAGTATCACTCTCTAGCATaccctatagtgtgtgtgtgttctctaacataccctacagtgtgtgtgtgtgtgttctttaacataccctacagtgtgtgtgtgtgtgtgtgtgtctgtgttctctaACATGTCcaagagtttttgtgtgtgtgtgttcaggttcaTTGAGTTTCCTTCTTTGGCAAAGTGCCGCAGAAAGAGTGGTGAtgtgcagagagacacacacacacacacacacacacacacacacacacacacacacacacacacacacacacacacacactatcactcactaacacacacacatacacacacacacacacacacacacacacacacacacacacacacacactatcactcaCTAAGActaacacagacattcacatgcTGACACCGATACTCCCAGTGCAAAAACAAATGGCATGGAAACTATGTAAAACAAACAGGAGagcagaagtgagagagagagggagggagagagagagtgtgagagtgagagtgagagagagagagtgagagagtgaaagagagagagtgaaagagtatAGACTGCATCATTATCACCGCCCTCTCTGAGGAGACTCCATTAATGTTTGTCCAACATGTCAGTGATTCTAGAGAGAGCTATGAGAAGCCATGCTTTTGAGGGGCTTGACTCTCAAAGCATTTCAGTCAGAGTATTGCGTAACCACACTTTTTCTCCTGTCCACAATTAACAGCTGAGTCGATATTTTCTAAAAGCCACCCTCACCAAATATTACCTTCAGCTTATCAAGTTTTAAAGTGAAGCGATGGCCTTGTTTGTAGTCAGTCATCTATTATATTAGTTTCCAGTGTAATCAGACTCGTGCAGGTTTTTTAGTCAGCTTTGAGCATCTACGTCTAGACAAGGTAAACAGCCCGAGCGATTGGGTTTGGAGGTCAGAAACAGCCACTGGCTAAGACAAAGCAGGCCTTACCGGGCTCCATGAGGGTCGAACCGTACGTGGACCAGAGCTAGGGTTTGAAGGTCAGCGCTCCCAGGGGTCAACCACTCGTTGGGAGAACGTCCGACTGGAATGGCAGGACGAGTTCCATTgagtaagaggaagagagagagagaaagagagagaaagagagctgcgGATTAGGAGCTTCTCATGCTGGGCTGTAATGGTTGCCGCTTGGATGATCCACTTCCCTCTATcggtttctctctgtctctatctctctctgtctctctctctcgcacaggGCAGTATCATGTTTGTTTAATTATTGACAAGCctttccctgtttgtgtgtcgtCTGTGTGGATGCCTGCgtgcgcacgcatgtgtgtgtgtgtgcatactgtatgtatgtgtgtgtgcgtatgtgtgtgtgtgtttatttgtctgtgtgtgtgaaaaggataTGATAATGATCCGAGGTgttctttgcctgtgtgtgtacatgtgtgactgtgtactgtgtgtgtgtgtgtgtgtgtgtgtgtgtgtgtgtgtgtgtgtgtgttgtgtgtgtgtgtgtgtgtgtgtgtgtgtgtgtgtgtgtgtgaaggatgtgACTGTGATCCAAGACGTGCTCTGTCTGCAATGCAGTGTGggattgtatttatatttgtgtcCTAGGGCTTcctgacctgagtgtgtgtgagaaactcagagtgtgacagagtgtgtgtgagactcagtgtgtgttagactcagtgtgtgtgacactcagagtgtgtgtgagactcagagtgtgtgagactcagtgtgtgtgtgtcacagagtgtgtgttagactcagtgtgtgtgtgtcacagagtgtgtttgttaaatTTAGATTCAAAtttgtgcttttatttttaatgtttaatttttAATGTTTCCATGTAGCTGTGATTTTCCATACCTGTAGTTGATTCTTTATTGGCTTGATATCTACTATAGCAAATATACATGCTGTTCATTTAGTGGGAAATGCATTGGTCTAATGTTGTCAgatgaccactagagggcgacCAAGGCaacaaaatgaaacagaatTATTGTGGCGTTACTGTCTCAAACAGTGCCCATGTATGAAAGTTATTCAGAAATTGTATCTGCCTTCAAGTTTTTCAGGAAAGGTATTGACTGAATTAATGCACACAAAAGCAGTTTTAAAACTACTATTTCATTCCAGTATgtgatgcccacacacacacgcacacacacacacacacacacacacacacacacacacacacacacacacacgtaaatactATATCACTATATCATCTGTATATTGCTTGTATATTGTGCATTGTCTGTAAATAATATGTACATTGTCGGTATATTGTCTGAATTGTTTGAGAGTCACCAACAGCCGCAACCACATTTCTTGTGTGTCTTTAACTTGGCCAAtgaatctgattctgattctaattcGGATTGAATGATGTAATTCTTGATGGTACAGTAATCGAAGTGCTAAAACCACCGCGAGAGATGTACACTTATAtagatgtatgtatgcatatataaataaacaaaaagactcTGGCTCTTTCACCTGcagtcctctctttcttctatctatctatctatctatctatctatctatctaataatGAAAACAACCTTGTTTTTAGTCTTCAGACAGCACTGAAatgtgggaggaggagaaggggggtgtAGTGAAGCACTCTTCACCCTGACCGCagcgccaaagagccaggctcgatggtatggcagtcggagcacatactcatctgtagtgacgacaCTCCAtcacactgccctccccttcGGGAAGCACACCCATGTGCTTAACGCACACAGGAATCCCTAACGCATTCGACCACCGTACGCAACGCCATCCCCATCCCAGGGTGCCCCACACACTACGTAGTGCGTCATCCATCTTCAACCATCTCTGGGGTTccccacacactagtgcttcacccatcttcttccccacacactagtgcttcacccatcttcATCCATCTTCTTccccacacactagtgcttcacccatcttcATCCATCTTCTTccccacacactagtgcttcacccatcttcATCCATCTCTGGGGTTccccacacactagtgcttcatcCATCTCTGGGGTTccccacacactagtgcttcacccatcttcacccatctctggggttcCCCAAACAGGGGGCACTTGCGTCTAGCGTTCAGACAGCACTGAaatgtgggagaggaggaggaggaggaggaggaggaggggagactcTGCCATGCCATATTATATATTCCGTCAGTCAGTGGCCAAAACAACATAAGAATTGTGGCCATTTGTACTTAATGAATACTAATGGTAATACACAAATGAAAATATAGCGTTGGTTTGTTCTCAGGACTGATAGAAAGGCAGCTGGATAGCTCATAGATGTTCTACTGTAATAAGGGTTAGGATTATGTCTGAGTTAATATATATCGTCAGACAAGCACAATATAGCCCGCTGTACTTGATATGCTGTTTTCATATACCATAGACAGCACCTCAGGCGATGCCATGCATTTGTATATCTCTTTTTCCAAGAAACCTGCCCGTGAAACAATAGGGATATCTTCCTGTCTGCTTCCTGTTTGAATATCCCATGGTGCTTTGAGAGAGCTTATGGACAGACACGGAGCTAAAAGCTAAACAGGAATGCAATACTTTAACATCAGTTGTCCCCTTACAGACTCAtacagtgtaagtgtgtgtgtgtgtgtgtgtgtgtgtgtgtgtgtgtgtgtgtgtgttggtggtggtaggGGGGCTGCTCCAGGATCAGTCCCTCTTCAATCCCTTTTATTAGTTtttagtgtgtgggggggttcgCCCTGTGGCGGGCTGTGGCGGGCTGTGACGGCGAGGGGTGAGGCATGCCTACACATTGAGACCTGGTgcttgggtggggtgggggtgagggggtcagGGCTTGACAGCCAGGCCAATGTCTTACCTGATTACTGGGCTCTCTCTGAGATTACCGCAGACATTAAGGTCAAACCAGAGAGGGGCAGATTGGAGTGGGGCTGTAGGCAAGCTGCTTACAACggtgagaggcagaaagagtgaGGGTTCGCTGatgtggagggaggggtgtagcactcactcacactctcagtgGATCGGGCACGGCCGCCAGTggggtacagacacacacacacacacacacacacacacacacacacacactctctcagtggaTCAGGGATGGCCATCAGTGGGGTACACGGCGGCCATACGGTTGTCTGTCAGCGCTGCAGGAGAGCTCTAGCCCTAGGGCGCTAGCTTGAACAGGTGAACATCACGTGTGGACATGTAGGGAGAATGGCCCATCAGTTCAAAGCAGCAGTCTGGGGCAATGGCTGGCAGTTACACTCAAAAAAGCTctagaaatgtttttttgtttttttgaagaACACACCCCACAGGAATCGTTAAAGGTGGCAATTTCTACCTCTCTGCAGGATGTGTTCTGTATCGAAACTTTTCCTGCTCTTCTACATTGAAATCCACACTCACAGAAGAGTGCAGAACAGAAcaagctaaataaataaaagcacagtAAAGCTGGATGACAGAACCATGAACCATTAGTCATACTCTACATCCCCACAACCCTGGACTGCCCAGGACGAGCCTTTGTGTCTGCTGtccagggcagggcaggagacTTGTGTTTATTAATTTGGCATCGTGACAGGGACGATCACAGAAGGCAGGGGACCATCTCAGCATTACTCATGAACAAATGCACTGCTTGGTATTTTGCGGGGGAGACCTATCCTTGAAGCGAAAACAACAACCCTGTCATGTTGGTCTTCAAAATCTTTGTGTCcggaaggaaaaaaaatgcaacttttaaaaatgttatttattcatttatttttaaacgaAAAAGATAAGGATTGAA
Encoded here:
- the LOC116221125 gene encoding clumping factor B isoform X1; this encodes MEPDHAPAPVAPDPLPGVGSAQQGVVEPEDFLGCRTPPDPSPCPAHEVDRVQTACPVSDTDNTHTSRPANDSQSLRTVHSANDSESLRTAHSMTDSESLQTAHDINDSESLRTANGTNDSESLRTAQGTTDTDIYQTAHAMNDADSLRTIPPTLRHRQQPDQSARLRQRQQPDHQPLLRHRQQSNHTPPLPATHTPTRTAESWANVLWLGQRATPPPPAMRQASKTPLRTRPLTAPPTQSWRIFSTPPPCPTTLGSLSWPASPPQPPPASTSPSSCPRPLTRPTPYT